The DNA window GCTCGGCATGCTCACCGACCTGGGTGTCGCCACCGTCGTGCTCGCGCACGACTCGGTTTCGGCGTACCTGGCGGCCAACGGTTTCGCCGAGGGCGTCACGTGTGCTGTGGGTACCGGCGTGGTGACCCTGGGCGTAGGGCCGGCCGGCGTCGCCCGGGTCGACGGGTGGGGACATCTCTACGGGGACGCCGGTAGCGGCTACTGGATCGGGCGGGCCGGCATCGAGGCAGCGCTGCGCGACTTCGACGGCCGTGGCACACACACCGCACTCACCCGCATCACCGAAGAGGTCTTCGGGTCGCTGCCGGAGCTCTACATGGTGCTGCAGGGCTCGCCCGACCGGGTGTCACGAACCGCCGCGTTCGCCAAGCGCGTCGATGCGGCCGCGGCCGGCGGTGACGTGGTCGCGCAGGATATCTGCCGACGTGCGGCAGCCGAGCTCGCGACCTCGGCCGGCGCCGCACTCACCCGCAGCGGCTGGTCGGCGGGACGACCGGCACGCATCAGCTGGATGGGCAATGTACTCGCGCGGAGCGAACTGATCCGCGACACTTTCATCGCGACGATGACCGAGCTCGCCCCCGGGGCCACGATCGGGCCGCCCGGGGGCACCACACTCGACGGCGTCACCGCACTGCTG is part of the Gordonia bronchialis DSM 43247 genome and encodes:
- a CDS encoding N-acetylglucosamine kinase, which encodes MPPTPGSGGSRIVIDCGQTGSRLRIDDGPDRDAAPVYTDRPVVEQVAALAREAVSAARSPVTALAAGVSGLTEQHARADVLLGMLTDLGVATVVLAHDSVSAYLAANGFAEGVTCAVGTGVVTLGVGPAGVARVDGWGHLYGDAGSGYWIGRAGIEAALRDFDGRGTHTALTRITEEVFGSLPELYMVLQGSPDRVSRTAAFAKRVDAAAAGGDVVAQDICRRAAAELATSAGAALTRSGWSAGRPARISWMGNVLARSELIRDTFIATMTELAPGATIGPPGGTTLDGVTALLELPAGHPLGDSVTRAGPPGR